The following is a genomic window from Candidatus Hydrogenedentota bacterium.
TGCTTGAAGGGGCCGGTGCCGCCCGCGAGCTGGCTCTCCTTCACGACGACCTCGCCGCAACGGCGCACGCGGCTCTTGGACGAGGATTTCAACACCTCGCCCGGCTCCGCGACGACCGCCACGATGCTGTTGGCCGAGACACCGGCTGCACAGTAGATCGTGGACCAACCACTTCGCATGCGGGTGATGGTCTCATTGATAACAGGTGTAGACATGAACGTGCTTCATTTCCGCAGGGTATCCGACACCATCCCCCGGATACGGTAAAGCCCGGAGAGCCAACGGGGTAACCCAAGTTTCCCGTAGCCCTCGAGAATAGCATCGAAATTATCCAGAGATCGCCCGTGCTTTTCAAGGGAGCGCCGGAGCCGCAGGAGATTGCGCGCTCGGGCCAGGCTTGACAGGGGCTTTCCCATCCGGGCATTGTCGAAGTCGATCAGCCAGATTTGTGCGCCTTCGGTCATGATATTCTTGATCTGAAGGTCGGCATGCCAGACGCCGAGTTCGTGCATTTCCCGTATTCGCCGGCCGCACTGGGCCAGAAGTTGCGGATTGGCCGCGCCGCCGTTCAGGTAGTCGAGCAGGGTGATGGCCTCCAGGCTGCGCGTGGCAATGGCGCCCTGAAAAAAGGGGCCGCGCCGTACCCAGACGACCCCGAGAGGCTCCGGGACGAGAAAGCCCTGCTGGTAGAGCGCAAGATGGACACGGAACTCCGCCAGCATGCGATTACCCAGAAAGCGATCTTTGGACAAGCGCGCTATGAGTCCCCCGCGCCGGTAGTGACGCAAGACCCCTTCGCCGCTCGTAAGCGGAAACCGGCTCACCCGGCCCCGGCCCGCCGCGGTGTCCACCGTGCATCCCGCACGGTCGAAAAGCGCTCTGGTCACGGGGCCCGCCTCGGATGTGAGGACATAGCCCGAGTGGCCACTCTTATCGATGAAGTTGTAGGCGGACAAGCTGTCGGACATGGGTCGGGAGGATTCGTTCGGGTTGATGACGACGGCCCTAGTGTATCACAGCCGCGCGATCATCCCCTTGGCGCGTCCGTCCCCTAAAAATGATCCACGGGCCAGACGAAGGGCAGGCGTTTGGGGAAGAGCGCGCCGAGAAGTGCTTTACCAGTGGAATTCAGGATCCGACGTCGGGTCAGGAGCACCTCGTCCAGGTAGCGGTAACCCGAGAGCAACTGGACGAATTCACCGGCTGTGAAGGAAACGCGGTTGTCCCCGGTTGTGGCGGCAACGTCGATGGCTCCCCGGTTGGCCCGAATGCGGTAGGTCTTCTTTTCTATGAGCAGGGTCACCTCGGCGCGCTCCCGGGCGAGGGCGGTCTGGGCCAGGCCACTCTCCCACTCCGGGATCATGGATTCGAGGGTTTCGCCAAGATTGATCAGGGCCATCATGCCGTCGCGATTTCGCTTCACGTGCATCTCGTATTTCGACTCGAATTGCAAGAGGTACTTCAGAAAGACGTGGCAGGGTGGCGCGGCGAAACGTATCTGGGGCGCGTGCTCCTCCAGCGCCAGTTGGGCGCTGGCGTGGAGCAAGGAACCGCAGGCATCGCGGCTGCCCAGGCCCAGTTCCTTGACGAGGAGTCCATCGCGGTTGACTTCGGGCAGAAAATAGGCAACGACCTTGCCCTGCTGGTCGGTCAGTACTCGAACCTCTTTCCACCGCTCCCACTGGTTGGTGAGGTGGGCGCTGGAGCGGACGATGGAGCAGGCCACGTCATTCTCGCCGGCGTTGTGCAGTTTCTGTATGGCGGGAATATCGCCGGGCTTGCCGTGGCGCACCTTGTAGGGCGCGTGTTCCGCGTGCTCCGCTTCGAGGACATCCACGGAGGTGAGGAAATCGGACAACATCGTCGTGAAGCCGTAGCGGTGGTAGAAATCGACGACGCCGAAGAGCATGGATACATGATAGTTGTGGGCGCGCATGTATGCCATGGCGTCC
Proteins encoded in this region:
- a CDS encoding 3-deoxy-D-manno-octulosonic acid kinase; translated protein: MSDSLSAYNFIDKSGHSGYVLTSEAGPVTRALFDRAGCTVDTAAGRGRVSRFPLTSGEGVLRHYRRGGLIARLSKDRFLGNRMLAEFRVHLALYQQGFLVPEPLGVVWVRRGPFFQGAIATRSLEAITLLDYLNGGAANPQLLAQCGRRIREMHELGVWHADLQIKNIMTEGAQIWLIDFDNARMGKPLSSLARARNLLRLRRSLEKHGRSLDNFDAILEGYGKLGLPRWLSGLYRIRGMVSDTLRK
- a CDS encoding GNAT family N-acetyltransferase codes for the protein MHDLEVRGANSPDDTTLALDLMAKTFGPNYFALVRRLDALAKGYPGFHREHTRVACKQGQLIGALRITTDTIRIGEARLKMGGLGWIAVDDQFRGQGVARALLLDAMAYMRAHNYHVSMLFGVVDFYHRYGFTTMLSDFLTSVDVLEAEHAEHAPYKVRHGKPGDIPAIQKLHNAGENDVACSIVRSSAHLTNQWERWKEVRVLTDQQGKVVAYFLPEVNRDGLLVKELGLGSRDACGSLLHASAQLALEEHAPQIRFAAPPCHVFLKYLLQFESKYEMHVKRNRDGMMALINLGETLESMIPEWESGLAQTALARERAEVTLLIEKKTYRIRANRGAIDVAATTGDNRVSFTAGEFVQLLSGYRYLDEVLLTRRRILNSTGKALLGALFPKRLPFVWPVDHF